The sequence below is a genomic window from Pongo abelii isolate AG06213 chromosome 15, NHGRI_mPonAbe1-v2.0_pri, whole genome shotgun sequence.
TGGTGGAGAAGAGCAAGCCCTTCCTTGGTGGTCTTTGTTGGAGGATAATCTGCTTCTCAGTACTGCCCTCATCCTCTTTTCTAAAACTCCTCGAACCCTGACCCACACATCCCTGAGGACTCCCTGCACTGTGTCATTCCTCAGAGTATATATAAAGGGGTTGAGGAATGGAGTCACCACACTGCTCAGAACCGAAGGGATCTTGTTGATCTCCAGATATTCTTTCTGGGAGGGAGTCACATAGATAAACACAGTGATGCCGCTAGAAATGATGACTATGGTCAGGTGGGAAGCACAGGTATTAAAGGCCTTCTTCCTTCCACTTGCAGAAGGAATGCACACTATGGTCAAGATGATGTACATATAGGAATAGGCCACGAGGACTATGCAGCAGAGGATGACCATGGAAGAAAGCATAAAATCCATCAGCTCGATGGCAGTAGTGTCTGCACAGGCCAGGGCCAGCAAGGGTCCACTGTCACAGAAGAAGTGGTTAATGATATTGGAGCCACAGAAGGGCAGCTGGGAGATGAGGATGGTTGGAAAGAGCACAGACAGGAAGGCTCCCACCCAAGAGAACACAACGGTCCCAACGCAGACAGAAGGTCTCATGATGGTGGTGTACCGCAGGGGGCAGCAGATGGCAGCATAGCGGTCATAGGACATGACCGTCAGCAGGAGGAACTCAACTGTGCCCAGGAAAAAGTAGAAATAGCACTGGGTGATACATCTGGCAAAGGAGATGGTTTTATCCCTAGATCCTAAGTTGGCCAACACTTTTGGAGAGATGACTGAGGTGAAGAGGATGTCCAGGATAGAGAGGTTGCACaagaagaagtacatgggggtgtggaggcgGGAGCAGGACAGCACGGTGGAGATGATGAGCAGGTTCCCCCGAAGAGTCAGCAGGAACGTGGGCAGCAGGAGCACCAGGAGCAGCAGCTCCGCCTCCCTGCTCAGGGAAAACCCCAGCAGAAAAAACTCAGTCACCGCTGCAGTCCAGTTACCCATGGGCCTGGTGGGCGAGGCTCAATTCTTCTAACAGAACAAAGGGAGATAACACTTAAGAGAGTGTTCAGTGGATGAAACCCCATGGCTGCTCACTAGAAAAATATGAACATAGAACATGATGACTGCCAGCTAGACATGTAATCCAAGTTTAGCTTGGCTTTCAATTATTTGCCTATCAAAATGGACAaggtttttgaaaataataatgtacACTGTTAGCAAGGGTGTCTTGAGACCTACGCTGTCATATAGTTCATATGAACTTTCTAAAAGATAATTTAGTGATGTGTATCAAAAaccttaaaattaagaaaattcttaGATTCAGAAATTGTACTTCCATCCTGAGGAAGTAGTCATGGATATGTTAAAAAGATTGTGCCACAAGAATATTCACCACAGAACTTTTTACAATAATGAAAATTTGGCAACAAATTTAAGATCCAGAAATGGGGgatgaaataaacaaattatggtacCTTTAAGAAATAACAcattatgtagccattaaaaatttatattttacagtaatatataaatgacaaaacattcaaaatgtattattaagttctaaagcattattttaagcattatttaagtatttattattattaggttttaaaagtgtttttaaagcAAGTTATAAACTTGTAATGACATTGTGATGCCATTTTGGGGGAGAGATGTAAATTAGCAAAGGTCCTAGAGTAGCCAAGAAGACATTGCTGAAGAAGAAAGTCAGGGAAGGGGCTTGCGTCGGCAGATATCGAGACTTATAAAATTGGAATGATTAAGGCAAGATGGCACTGGCACAAATATACGTAAAAataaccaatggaacaaaatacagAGCCAAGAAACAGACCTACACAGATGTGGAGTGGTGATATGTGTCAGAAGTGAAAGAAGCTGGTACAGCTGCTTGTCCATaggggaaaaagtaaaattgattCCCAATCTCATATCAGACACTAACATCCACTCCGATGGACAAAAAACTTTTGtgtaaaaatcaaaacttttagaagaaaagatagaagaatgTTGTTTTTGGCCTCAGAGTAGAAAAGAACCTACTAAATAAGACCCAAAAAAGTgctaaacagaaaagaaaatattaataaattaagctacattaaaatgaagaatttctatttattaaaaGATCCTTCAAATAAAGTTAAAGGCAAATCACAAACAGGAAGAACATATTTATGCCACAGATAATGGACAAACTTTAGCACTCATGTAATTAACATTTTGATTCATACAAAGCAGTAATAAATAGATAAGCAATCCAATAGAAAGATGGGCCAAACATGCTACCTGAACTCcattaaagaggaaaaataaacgcACAAAAAGATGCCTGATCTCATTAGTAattaaggaaatataaattaagacaCTAGCAAGATACCATTTTATATCCACTATATTGTCAAGAAGCAAAAATatgacaataacaagtgttgacgaGGATGTGGAGACTTAAAAAATTTACATTGCTAGTGGAGGTGTAAATTTATAGAAttgctttggaaaataatttgtcatGACCTTGTAAAGATGAACATTCACATACTCTGTGACCCaataattctactcctaggtagaGAAACTTGCACATATGCCCCAGGAGACAAACAAGAATATGTatagggaagggggaggggggagggagggaaaagagagaaggagggagggaaaagagagagggagggagggagggaaggaagggaggaaggaaggaaaggggaagggaggggaggagaggggaggaaaggagaggagaggagagggggtgagaggaaaggaggaaggaaggggaaaaaagagaaggagggaacAATGTCCAAAGACAGGAGAATAAATCATGAtgtgctcacagagttgaatattatacaataaagaaatgaataaactgCAGCTCAACCAACAGTGagaatgagttttcttttttttttttggagacaaggtcttactctatcacccaggctggagtgcagtagtggtaGCATACAGCCCACTTCAGACTCAACCTCcctggatcaagtgatcctcccatctcagcctcccaagaatctgggatcacaggtgcacgccaccatgcccagctattaggttggtgcaaaagtaattgcggttttgccattacttttcatagctatgggatctcactatgttgcccaggctggtctcaaactcctgggctcatgcgattctcctgcctccacttcccaaagtgttgggatcataggcatgagccaccacacccggcctcttcttgatattttcagtattttattttacaatgaacaaatattccttttatataaaagaagttaggctgggcatggtggctaacgcgtgtaatcccagcactatggaaggccgaggtgggaggatgacttaaggtcaggagtttgagactagcctgggcaacatggtgaaactctgcctccgtgaaaaatacaaaaattagccaggcatggtgccatgcagctgttatcccagctacttgtgaagcgaaggtgggagaatcacctgaacccaggagcttcagtgagccgtgatcacacagCACTGCaattcagcctaggtgacagagtgagactctgaagaaagaaagagagagagagagacagacagagagaaagaaagaaagaaaagaaagaaagaaagaaagaaagaaagaaagaaagaaagaaagaaagaaagagaaagaaagaaagaaaaaagaaaggaaggaaggaaggaagagagagaggaaagaaagaaagaaagagagaggaaggaaggaagaaagaaagaaggaagaaaggaagg
It includes:
- the LOC100461542 gene encoding olfactory receptor 6J1, whose translation is MGNWTAAVTEFFLLGFSLSREAELLLLVLLLPTFLLTLRGNLLIISTVLSCSRLHTPMYFFLCNLSILDILFTSVISPKVLANLGSRDKTISFARCITQCYFYFFLGTVEFLLLTVMSYDRYAAICCPLRYTTIMRPSVCVGTVVFSWVGAFLSVLFPTILISQLPFCGSNIINHFFCDSGPLLALACADTTAIELMDFMLSSMVILCCIVLVAYSYMYIILTIVCIPSASGRKKAFNTCASHLTIVIISSGITVFIYVTPSQKEYLEINKIPSVLSSVVTPFLNPFIYTLRNDTVQGVLRDVWVRVRGVLEKRMRAVLRSRLSSNKDHQGRACSSPPCIYSVKLQC